The following are encoded together in the Mycteria americana isolate JAX WOST 10 ecotype Jacksonville Zoo and Gardens chromosome 2, USCA_MyAme_1.0, whole genome shotgun sequence genome:
- the SLC35B3 gene encoding adenosine 3'-phospho 5'-phosphosulfate transporter 2 isoform X1 gives MGATLSDRGHTEREEQKEDNSSTECSELGIMDLKFTSSRKYISISVPSKSQTMSPHIKSVDDVVVLGMNLSKFNKPTQFFICVSGVFMFYLIYGYLQELIFSVEGFKPFGWYLTLVQFGFYSIFGLIELQLIQDKRRRIPGKTYMIIAFLTVGTMGLSNTSLGYLNYPTQVIFKCCKLIPVMIGGVFIQGKRYNIADVSAALCMSLGLIWFTLADSTVAPNFNLTGVVLISLALCADAVIGNVQEKAMKLHNGSNSEMVLYSYSIGFVYILFGLTCTSGLSPAVTFCSKHPVQTYGYAFLFSLTGYFGISFVLALIKIFGALLAVTVTTGRKAMTIVLSFLFFAKPFTFQYVWSGLLVVLGIFLNVYSKNMDKIKLPSLHGLWKKSVEERKTRTLSQTV, from the exons ATGGGCGCGACG CTTTCAGACAGAGgacacacagaaagagaagagcagaaagaagatAACAGTAGCACCGAATGCAGCGAACTAGGAATCATGGATCTGAAATTCACTTcatcaagaaaatacatttccatcAGTGTACCTTCCAAATCTCAAACTATGTCTCCTCATATCAAATCCGTAGATGATGTTGTAGTTCTTGGCATGAATCTCAGCAAATTTAACAAACCTACTCAATTTTTTATCTGTGTTTCTGGAGTTTTTATGTTTTATCTGATCTATGGATATTTACAG gAATTGATATTTTCAGTGGAAGGCTTTAAACCTTTTGGTTGGTACCTCACTTTAGTGCAATTtggattttattccatttttggACTAATAGAATTGCAGCTTATTCAGGACAAAAGGAGAAG AATTCCTGGCAAAACCTACATGATAATAGCGTTTTTAACAGTGGGAACTATGGGTTTGTCAAATACCTCTTTAGGATACCTGAATTACCCTACTCAAGTCATCTTCAAGTGCTGTAAGCTGATTCCAGTTATGATAGGTGGGGTTTTTATACAAG GAAAACGTTACAATATTGCAGATGTGTCTGCTGCCCTATGTATGAGTCTTGGATTAATATGGTTTACTTTAGCTGACAGCACAGTTGCACCAAACTTCAACTTGACAG GTGTGGTCCTAATATCCCTTGCCCTCTGCGCAGATGCAGTTATAGGAAATGTACAGGAAAAAGCTATGAAGTTGCACAATGGTTCTAATTCAGAAATG GTTTTGTATTCCTATTCAATAGgttttgtgtatattttatttggattAACATGCACTAGTGGATTAAGCCCTGCAGTAACATTTTGCTCAAAG caTCCAGTTCAGACTTATGGTTATGCATTCCTTTTCTCCCTGACTGGGTATTTTGGCATATCCTTTGTTCTAGCGTTGATTAAAATCTTTGGTGCCCTTCTGGCTGTAACAG taacaacaggaagaaaagcaatgaccattgtgctttcttttttgttctttgcaaagCCATTCACATTCCA GTACGTGTGGTCAGGCTTACTGGTTGTCCTTGGTATATTTCTTAATGTTTACAGTAAGAATATGGATAAAATCAAACTGCCTTCACTGCAtggtctttggaaaaaaagtgtggaagaaagaaaaacaaggacgTTGTCACAAACTGTATAG
- the SLC35B3 gene encoding adenosine 3'-phospho 5'-phosphosulfate transporter 2 isoform X2, producing MDLKFTSSRKYISISVPSKSQTMSPHIKSVDDVVVLGMNLSKFNKPTQFFICVSGVFMFYLIYGYLQELIFSVEGFKPFGWYLTLVQFGFYSIFGLIELQLIQDKRRRIPGKTYMIIAFLTVGTMGLSNTSLGYLNYPTQVIFKCCKLIPVMIGGVFIQGKRYNIADVSAALCMSLGLIWFTLADSTVAPNFNLTGVVLISLALCADAVIGNVQEKAMKLHNGSNSEMVLYSYSIGFVYILFGLTCTSGLSPAVTFCSKHPVQTYGYAFLFSLTGYFGISFVLALIKIFGALLAVTVTTGRKAMTIVLSFLFFAKPFTFQYVWSGLLVVLGIFLNVYSKNMDKIKLPSLHGLWKKSVEERKTRTLSQTV from the exons ATGGATCTGAAATTCACTTcatcaagaaaatacatttccatcAGTGTACCTTCCAAATCTCAAACTATGTCTCCTCATATCAAATCCGTAGATGATGTTGTAGTTCTTGGCATGAATCTCAGCAAATTTAACAAACCTACTCAATTTTTTATCTGTGTTTCTGGAGTTTTTATGTTTTATCTGATCTATGGATATTTACAG gAATTGATATTTTCAGTGGAAGGCTTTAAACCTTTTGGTTGGTACCTCACTTTAGTGCAATTtggattttattccatttttggACTAATAGAATTGCAGCTTATTCAGGACAAAAGGAGAAG AATTCCTGGCAAAACCTACATGATAATAGCGTTTTTAACAGTGGGAACTATGGGTTTGTCAAATACCTCTTTAGGATACCTGAATTACCCTACTCAAGTCATCTTCAAGTGCTGTAAGCTGATTCCAGTTATGATAGGTGGGGTTTTTATACAAG GAAAACGTTACAATATTGCAGATGTGTCTGCTGCCCTATGTATGAGTCTTGGATTAATATGGTTTACTTTAGCTGACAGCACAGTTGCACCAAACTTCAACTTGACAG GTGTGGTCCTAATATCCCTTGCCCTCTGCGCAGATGCAGTTATAGGAAATGTACAGGAAAAAGCTATGAAGTTGCACAATGGTTCTAATTCAGAAATG GTTTTGTATTCCTATTCAATAGgttttgtgtatattttatttggattAACATGCACTAGTGGATTAAGCCCTGCAGTAACATTTTGCTCAAAG caTCCAGTTCAGACTTATGGTTATGCATTCCTTTTCTCCCTGACTGGGTATTTTGGCATATCCTTTGTTCTAGCGTTGATTAAAATCTTTGGTGCCCTTCTGGCTGTAACAG taacaacaggaagaaaagcaatgaccattgtgctttcttttttgttctttgcaaagCCATTCACATTCCA GTACGTGTGGTCAGGCTTACTGGTTGTCCTTGGTATATTTCTTAATGTTTACAGTAAGAATATGGATAAAATCAAACTGCCTTCACTGCAtggtctttggaaaaaaagtgtggaagaaagaaaaacaaggacgTTGTCACAAACTGTATAG